CTGCATGCGCCATGCACGTATAATAATCCTCCCATCCCTTCACACTGCAATACATTCCCACAAAATTATGTCACATTTCTCACTCTGAGAACAcaaaatttcacttttttttttaaatttgaacgTACACCGGAATAATTAAGGAGAAAAGAATAATGAGCCAACAGAAGAGGCCAGAGCAGGAAGCCGTCAAGTATGGCGATGTTTTTAGTGTCGAGGGAGAACTTGCGGAGAAGACAGTATCACCAAGGGATGCAGCGATGATGCAGACGGCAGAGAACGCCATGCTCGGGCATACCCAGAAGGGCCGTGTGGCCGCAGCCATGCAGTCGGCCGCCATGCGCAACGAGAGGGCTGGCCTTGTGGATCATAATGACATGACCGACAATGCAGGCGATCGTGGTGTGAGCATCACGGCCACCGATCTTCCAGGAAAGCGTGTAATCATCGAGTCGGTCGGCGGAcaggtttctttctttcttttctacgTTTTAAGTTTCAATTTGTAGAACTGCAtgcaatgatatatatatatatatatatatatatatatatatatattagctttCTCCAAGAGCAcgtacacagagagagagagagagagaattatgTCAAATTACGGAATCGataaaatctcaaattttattaaagaatCTTGGCATTTAAGTTTGGagtttataaatcattttgcaGAATGTAGACATGCATATattaatttgcataatttaaattatcCATGTATAACACCAAGAGGTTGGTTTTTATGGTCAGTACATAACTCCGTCAGCTAGAAGTTCTTTTGGGTAGggatcaaaagcaaaaaaaaaaaaattgttgataagagctaataggctaaatttttatttttttaccttataatttttttttacctaattttttttcgaGAAGGCCATGACCGGCCTATACCAGCCCCCCTAAATCCGTCCGTGAACTTGATCCTCCTATCTATGAAGCATCAGGTTTAAGCAGGTGCCAGGCCTGGCCTATTCACGCCacctctaaaaaaattaattaaaaaggtttcttaatatttaaatttattagaaaaacaaataattgaagtcttttttttttcttcttatcgAGTCTAAAGGTTCGACCCTTTTAAGTTCAAATAATTATTTGGAGTCGCGACAAATGCTCAATCTTCATGTGGAGGAGATGCTTTGCACTGTATCCAGGCCTCTTCTATccgaaaaatagaagaagaaaaacaaaaaaaaaaccaccaacaACTTAACTGGATAATCTAGTATTTTGTgttataaataaatcaataatctTTGTTGATGGAcatcttttattattagttttctGTAGTTTGATCTTGTTTGATATTGAACGTACGGACAGGTTGTTGATCAATATAGCCAGCGGCTTCCCTTAGCACCCCCATCCACAATGGAACAAGAAGTTAGTGGTGGTGCAAGTGGTGCAATCACCATTGGTGAAGCGCTAGAAGCCACTGTCTTGACAGCCGGACAGAAACCTGTGGAGAGAAGTGACGCTGCCGCTATTCAGGCGGCAGAAGTTAGAGCAACAGGCCGCACCAGTGTAGTACCTGGTGGGGTTGCTGCCGCCGCCCAGTCCGCAGCGACTCATAATGCTCGGGCAACAAGGGACGAGGACAAGACAAAGCTTTGCGATGTTCTTTCGGTACCTATCATCTCTCCATCTAGAGAATACTATATGTACATTAAGTGCCTATCaagtattcataaaaaaaatgaattgtcttttaaaattaccatttgatcaaaatcatcatttgatcaattacactcccaataattattttaaaagccaccttatttttttttagacactTAATATACACGTAGAATTACTCATCTGTCTATGCCCTTTCTGCTATTTATTTTTAGCGGGGATGTAAGTATTATGGTCAGGTCTAAGTAGGAAAGCTACTCTTACCATTTTTcgcattataaaaaaaaaattttaaaaaaatgttcttaattttactaaaaattttaggaagaaaaaaaaaatctgctggTGAATGAAAAGATAGTTAGGTAGATTAATATACATTTACCTGTAGAACAAAACTTACTTTAATTACGTCAATTCTCTATGCAAACAGGTCGATCATTTATTTTGAATTGTCACGGTACATTTTagtcaaaataaaaatgagtttaaaacttgaccttttttttcatgataaaaaaaaaaatgttaggatttaggtattggtaaaaaatgattggaatttgcaaaaatatacatgcctgaatctttgaaatttttaaaaaattgtttttaaaatgtaaacatggagttatttttgaaattttgataaaatttaacggaaaattctaacggatagttgaaattaaaaaaaactaaaagatgaataccttaaattgacactttttaaagtttggatatattttttcaaaagctATGAAAAGATGAAGGGttataagtaaatttttttcctttttaataatAACATTATTTCATGATAAAAATGAGTATTAGCAAGGAGCACTAGTTTTATCGTTGCTAAATGCTAACGAGCATTCTTGGGGAAGCATTACCCGTCGTTGCCGCGCGATGCTCATTAGCA
Above is a genomic segment from Alnus glutinosa chromosome 12, dhAlnGlut1.1, whole genome shotgun sequence containing:
- the LOC133852775 gene encoding late embryogenesis abundant protein D-34, coding for MSQQKRPEQEAVKYGDVFSVEGELAEKTVSPRDAAMMQTAENAMLGHTQKGRVAAAMQSAAMRNERAGLVDHNDMTDNAGDRGVSITATDLPGKRVIIESVGGQVVDQYSQRLPLAPPSTMEQEVSGGASGAITIGEALEATVLTAGQKPVERSDAAAIQAAEVRATGRTSVVPGGVAAAAQSAATHNARATRDEDKTKLCDVLSDATLKLPSDKPATRRDAEGVTGAEMRNNPTLTTHPTGVAAAVAAAARLNHNK